The following is a genomic window from Nicotiana tabacum cultivar K326 chromosome 3, ASM71507v2, whole genome shotgun sequence.
TCTCTTCGATCATATTCAAACGCTCTTTGTTTGATTGTCTAGCAGGAGCAACATATTTTGCAGAAGTGGTTGATCTAGTTTGTGCATGGGCTACTGCTCTTGGCAGATTCTCTGCAATAATATTAGGCCGCTCTTTGTTTGATTGTCTAGCGGGAACAACATATTTTTGGCTAAACGAAGTCCTTATTTGGTTTGCCAAAGATGCCATTGTTCTAGGTTTTGTGTATGTTGCGCTTGTCTTTCTTTTGGGCTTTAAAGGTCTTTCTTGACTCATATCTATCAAATCTAATGAAGAATACAAATAAAAATAGCTTTATTAGGTTTTATATAAATGACAATAGTAGAATTCCAAATAGTAGAATTTCAAATAAAGTACAGCTTCGTATGATAAGTTAAGGATATGCATATGATAGTTTCAGAGTAAACTATGACAATGCACTGCATATGatagaagaaaaaataacaaCAGCAATAGGCAGAATATATGTAGCAACAACAAAGTGAAAGATGAACAAAAGAAGCACCATAACTATTATCTTGCCTTAAGTCTCATTTCTTGTCTTAAGTCTTATCTGTTCAAGTTCAATTCAGCTTGCTTCTTCCTCAATCATCAGCTTCCATCCAATCCCAATCCGTATCATCTAAATCATCCTCCTCTTCTGATGTTTCCACAACTGTATCTTGTGAATTTTGTGCATCAGTTGGCATATCAATAACATCAAGAGGTACATCTTCTCTCGACCATCTAAAATCAATATCGGCTAATCTAGTTGATGGACCTTGCTTCATCATTAGGCTCACTCCAAAATGTCTCCCCAACATTAGGAATATTCTCTTCCTCCAAATCATACAAATCAACAGGgactttatttcttgcataatAAACATCTTTCTCAATTGGATCCTCCACATAAAAAACTTGATGTACTTGAGATGCCAACACAAAAGAGTCATCAGTACTACATAATCGGTTAAAGTATACCCGAGTTAACCCATATTCATCTACTTCATTACGAAACCAATCACATCTAAATAGTACAACACTAAAGCGGCCCCAATAATCAATATCAATGATATCCTGAATAGCTCCATAGTAGATAACCTCTCCATCAATGGGATTTGGGTCCCTAGCACTAGCAAAACTATCAGTTGTTGCTGACAAAGTCACTCCACTATTTTGAGTCTTCAACGGGGCATCCCGCATCATTGTATGAAACAAGTAGCCGTTGATAACATATCCAGTATATCGTTTGGCCAATGTATTAGGTCCTTTAGCTAGCCATCACAAATGATTGGGCACGTCAATGCTTTTTACTTTCTCTTTAAACCAGTCGGCAAAATTTCGACTATGATTTCTTGCTCTTACCCATGCATTTGGTCTAGTACGAttatcaattaaatttttatgtTCACTGCAAGCCATATGTTTCAAATTTAATCATTAGACCATatcaattaaatttaaaaataaaaaaaataaagcttATAATACAAGTGATGATAATATATTTTATCTTACATGATAAACGCCTCCACTTGTTCATCTTCAGTATTGAAGAGAGCATACCTATGAGCCTCAGAACATAACTGTAAATCCATGGGGAAAatctttccttttctcttttcttactTCCAATTGGATGGCCAATTTTAGGAAATATAGGTGACAATTTTGCTCCTTTAATGTCCCCATCATCCTCAGTTTGGTACCTACTGAATCTTGTTTTCACCCCATCATGTAGGTATCTCAAACAAAAGGTCAAGCACTCTTCGGCCAAAAACCCTTCTGCAATTGATGCTTCTGGATGAGCTCGATTATGAACAAATGCCTTATACTTGCACAAGGTTCTTTCAGTGGAATACATCCAACGACAATAAGTTGGACCCCCAAGCttaattttatttactaaatgaacAGGAAAATGAGGCATTATATCAAAATAGGCTGGAGTGAAGATCATTTCAAGCTCACATGTAATATCATTGATTTCAGTCTGCAATCTATCAAGATCCTCTCGCCTTACAACCTTAGCACATATGGCTCTAAAGAAGTTTCCCAACCTAATCAATGCCAAAGAAACATTCTTGGGTAGTGTTTTTCTAACAGCAACTTGGAGCAAGTAATGCATTATAAAATGAGCATCATGACTCTTGTACCCCGATATTTTCATATCTTTCTCATGCACACAATGTGATATATTCGAGGCACAACCTTTTGgcaatttgacatttttaaagaCGGTGCAAAATCGCCTCTTCTCTTCTGGATTCATGTAGAAACAAGCTTTAGCCAAAGAAATTGTTCCACTTACAATATCTTGTATTGGTTGAAGCTCTTTTCGTATTCCCATTTCTTGCAAATCGTAACGAGAATTTACATGATCTTTTGACTTTCCATCGATCTCCAATAATGTCCCAAGAATACTATCACATATATTTTTCTCAATGTGCATCAGATCAAGATTGTGCCTCAATTTGTTAGTTTCCCAGTATGGTAGTTCAAAGAAGATGGATCTTTTCTTCCATGGACACTTGTTATCCCGATACCTTTTCTTTTGGCCCTTTCCAAAGACATTCTTGAATTCACGCAACTCTTCGAGGACTTCTATACCCGACAAAGGAGTAGGTGCATGTCTATGATCCTCCTTACCATCAAATGATTTCTTATCTCTTCAAAATGGATATTCAGGAGGTAAAAATGCCCGATGACCCATGTAGTACATCTTACGACTATGCTTGAGATATTGAGAACATGTGCCATAATTACAAGTGGGGCATGCAAATTTTCCCTTTGTGCTCCATCCAGAAAGCATTGCTAGTGCAGGAAAATCACTAATTGTCCACATTAATGCTGCACGCATTTGAAACATCTGGTTGGATTCGGCATCAAATGTTTCTACACCGAATTCCCATAGTTCCTTCAATTCAACAATTAGGGGTTGTAGATACACATCTATATCATTTCCCGGAGATGACGGACCTGGGATGATCATTGACAACATTATATAATCTAGCTTCATGCAAATCCAAGACGATAGATTATAGTTCATTAACATAACAGGCCATGTGCTATGGGAAATGCTCATTGTTCGAAACGGGTTGAAGCCATCACTTGAAAGACCCAATCTAACATTGCGAGGGTCGCTAGAAAATTCAGGGTGCAAGGAGTCGAATTCCTTCCAAGCATCACCATCAGCAGGATGTCTTATATTTCCATCATTCGGTCGTTCAGTGGCATGCCATCTCATAGCTTCAGCTGTTTTGGGACACATGAATATCCTTTGAAGCCGAGGCTTTAATGGAAAGTACCTTAAGACTTTTGCAGGGGTTTTGGTC
Proteins encoded in this region:
- the LOC142176522 gene encoding uncharacterized protein LOC142176522 — translated: MDNGDKRWMGLRRSTDEYIQGVNKFLDKAFERASQGNQILCPCKVCANCFWHHRIVVEDHLIVNGFVHGYNKWVFHGEGFSSRKTSCPRSNDEGSDIWKNVVNLLTNKKTKTPAKVLRYFPLKPRLQRIFMCPKTAEAMRWHATERPNDGNIRHPADGDAWKEFDSLHPEFSSDPRNVRLGLSSDGFNPFRTMSISHSTWPVMLMNYNLSSWICMKLDYIMLSMIIPGPSSPGNDIDVYLQPLIVELKELWEFGVETFDAESNQMFQMRAALMWTISDFPALAMLSGWSTKGKFACPTCNYGTCSQYLKHSRKIDKKSFDGKEDHRHAPTPLSGIEVLEELREFKNVFGKGQKKRYRDNKCPWKKRSIFFELPYWETNKLRHNLDLMHIEKNICDSILGTLLEIDGKSKDHVNSRYDLQEMGIRKELQPIQDIVSGTISLAKACFYMNPEEKRRFCTVFKNVKLPKGCASNISHCVHEKDMKISGYKSHDAHFIMHYLLQVAVRKTLPKNVSLALIRLGNFFRAICAKVVRREDLDRLQTEINDITCELEMIFTPAYFDIMPHFPVHLVNKIKLGGPTYCRWMYSTERTLCKYKAFVHNRAHPEASIAEGFLAEECLTFCLRYLHDGVKTRFSRYQTEDDGDIKGAKLSPIFPKIGHPIGSKKREKERFSPWIYSYVLRLIAKGPNTLAKRYTGYVINGYLFHTMMRDAPLKTQNSGVTLSATTDSFASARDPNPIDGEVIYYGAIQDIIDIDYWGRFSVVLFRCDWFRNEVDEYGLTRVYFNRLCSTDDSFVLASQVHQVFYVEDPIEKDVYYARNKVPVDLYDLEEENIPNVGETFWSEPNDEARSIN